The DNA window GGATACCGATCTGCCGGTGAAGTTCGTCTGCTGCGGGCTCCTGCCCATCGAGCCCCTCATCGACCGGAACGCCCAGCAGCAGTCCGAGACGCTGATCCTGAGCCTGGAAGGCAAGACGCGGCCGGTGCCGTGGTGGGAGAGCCGGGCCCGCATCTCTCGCTACCAGAACGCGCAGGGCTTCCAGGACCCCATCGATCCGGGCTACGACTTCGACATCGCCCAGAAGTCCCAGATCAACGTGGAGCGGCGGGAGGCGGAGTGGATCAACTCGTTCTTCGTCGGGCCATGGAGCACGAGCACGGTGGGGCTCGAGTATCGCCACGAGGAGGGCGATAACAAGGGCGTCTTCAAGGATGCCACCCACACCAAGTCGTTCTTCTTCGAGCAGCAATTCCGCTTCTTCGACCGCATCTTCCTCACCGGTGGGGTGCGCATCGACGACAACAGCGCCTTCGGCACCCACACCTCGCCGCGCGGCTCGGCGGCTTTCGTGATCAAGGAGACGGGGACTCGGATCCGCGGCAGCGCGGGATCGGGCTTCCGAGCGCCGACCTTGAACGAGCTCTTCTTCCCAGGCTTCTCGAATCCCGATCTCCAGCCGGAGACCAGCTTCTCGTGGGACGTCGGGGTGGACCAGACGTTCTGGCGGGAGCGCATCCGCCTCGGGCTCACCGTCTTCTACAACAAGTTCGACAATCTGATCCGCTTCGTCCCCACCGACACGTTCCCCTTCGTGGCCGCCGTCAACGTGGCGCGGGCGCGGGCGTCGGGCGTGGAGTTCAACGGCGAGGCGGATCTCCTGAAGAACCTGGTCGCCTCGGTGAACTACACCTACACCGACTCCGAGGACCTCAGCACCGACCGATGGCTTCCCCGCGAGCCCCAGCACCGCTGGAACATCGGGGTCACCTGGGAGCCCATCCGGCGTCTACAGCTCTTCACCCAGATCCACGTCGTGACCCGGCAGTTCGAGTCCGAGGAGGCGGGCTTCAACAGCGGCCACACGCGGATCGACGTGGGCGGGAGCTACCGTCTTCTTGACAAGTACGGCGTGCTCCAGTTCCTCGACCTCACGGCGAGGGTCAACAACATTCTCAACGAAGGCTATGCCGAGGTCCGGGGGTTCCCGGCGCTCGGCACCGCGTTCCTCTTGGGGGCGCGGGTCGGCTTCTGATGATCCGGGGCCTCCGCGTGGCGATCGACGAGCGGGCGGTGGTCGTGACGGCCGAACGGCCGCTCCACGTGCTGTCCTCGGCGGTGCGGCGCGGAGGCCTCGGCGAGGCCCGCACGATCCTGAATCTCCACGTCGACACGCATCATCCCTCGGACGACCTTGAGCGACCGCTGGCCGACTTCATCGCGGAGCGCAGGCTCCCCGAGCCGTGCGTCGGGCTGCTCACCGCGGCGTGGACCGAGCACGCCGAGGTGGCTCATGTGACGGCGGGCGGCTTCGCGGTCACGGCGGTGGCGACGGTGGGCCTGTCGAACCGGACCACGGCGGGACGCGCGGCTGCCGCGCGCTGGCAGCCGTCGACCATCAACACCATCGTGATCGTGGACGGGCAACCGGAGGCGGCGGCGCTGGTGAACGCCGTCGTGACCGTCACCGAGGCCAAGACGCTGGCCCTCGCGGAGGCCGGCGTGCGGAGCGCCGACGGGCATCCGGCCACCGGGACGTCCACCGACGCCGTCGTCGTCGCGGCGACGGGCCGCGGGCCCGCCGCGCGCTTCGGTGGGCCCGCCAGCGAGATGGGCGCGGCGATCGGGCGCGCGGTGCTGCACGCGCTCGAGCGCGGGATCGTCGCGTGGAAGGTTCGCAACCCGTGAGGCCCGCGTGGATGCGAGGCGTGGCGCTGCTGGCCGGGTCGCTCGGGCTACACGTCGCCGCCCTCGCCGCGCTGCCCGCGATATTCCCCGCGGCGCCGCCCACGCCGCTATTCGTGGATCTCACGACGCTCGATCAGGCTGCCACCGGGCCCGGGGGCGAGGGGGGCGCGGGCGCCGAGGTCGGCCCGGGGGGCGCGGCCGGTCGCAACGACGACGCGACGGCACACGCTCGACGCCCCACCCCCGCCGCGAGGGCTCGAAGGGCCGAGCCGCCGCCGGTGGAGGCGCCGCGTGCCCTCGCGTCGCTACGCACGCCCGCGCCCAGCTCTCCGCCCACTTCTGCTCCTGCGCCCACGTCCATCGCTCCGCCTTCCGTTGCGCTCGCGCAGGCGCCAATCCCGCCGCCCGTCGTCGCGCCCGCGCCCGCCCCGAGCCCTCCGCCCGCTGTCATCCCCACGCCCAGCGTCGAGACGCCACCCGCGCGCCCGCCCCTTGCCACGCCTCCAGCCGCAGCAACGAGGGAGTCAGGGCTCGACCAGGCGCTGCCGCTCGCCGGCGACGCCGATCGGCCCGCGCCGGGCGGCCCGCGCGACGCCGGCCGCGGGACGCGCACCGATGCGCCCGGTGACGGGAGCGGCGGGGTTTCCGGCCCCGGCGGCTCATCGCTGGCGCTGGCGCGGCCAGGCGCGGGCCCGGGAGCTGGCGGCAGCGTGCCGCCCGAATACGGGGCGTACCTGGCGCGCTTCCGCCAGCGGGTGGAGGAGGCGCTCGTGTACCCGCTGGCCGCGCGGCGCCAGGGCCGCGGCGGCCGCGTGGAGCTGGACGTGCTGCTCGAGCCGAGCGGCCGCGTCACGCGCGTCGACGTCGTGACCTCGTCCGCCAGCGCCGCGCTCGACGACGCCGCGGTCGACGCGGTAAAGACGGTGGAGGCGATCCCGTTCCCCGTGGGACTCCCGCGCCGCCCGCTGCTCGTGCGCATTCCGCTCGTGTTCCAGCTGCGCTGAGCGGGAGGGTTTGCGCGTGACGGTGCTTCTGCTCGCCCTGGCCCTGGACCTGGCGCTGGGGGAGCCGCCGAATCGCTGGCACCCGGTGGCCTGGGTGGGGGAAGCGCTCGGCGCGGGCCGCCGCGCCCTGGGCAGCGCCACCCGTCCCGTGCTGCTGCTGGGGGGCGCCCTCGTCGTGATGGTCGTCGCCGCGCTCGCGGCCGGCGCCGTGCTGCTGATGGAGCGCCTCCTCGAGCCGTGGCCGCTGGCGCGCATCGCCGTGGACGCGTGCCTGCTCAAGGCGGCGCTCTCCCTGCGCGCCCTCTTCGAGGCGGTGCGGCGCGTGCGCGCGGCGCTCACACGCGGCGATCTCGTGGGAGCCCGCGCGTCCCTGGGCGCGGACCTCGTCAGCCGTCCGACGGCTGATCTCTCCGCGGAGCTTGCGGGCTCCGCGGCGGTCGAGTCACTCGCCGAGAACCTCACCGACAGCCTGATCGCGCCGCTGCTCTTCTTCGCGATGGGCGGGGTGGCGGCCGCGTGGGCCTATCGAGTGGTCAACACGGCGGACGCGATGATCGGCTATCGCGACGGCGAGCTCGAGTATCTCGGCAAGGCGGCGGCGCGACTGGACGACGTGCTGAACTGGATGCCCGCGCGGCTTGGCGCGCTGGCGATCGTGGCGGGCGCGGCCCTCGGGGGCGGCTCGCCCGCGGGCGCCTGGCGCACGCTGCGCCGCGACGGCGGCCGCACCGCGAGCCCCAACGCGGGCCTCACCATGGCGGCCATGGCAGGCGCGCTCGGCGTGACGTTGACCAAGCCCGGGTACTACGCGCTGGGCGAGGGAGCGGCGCCCGACCCCGCGACGATCGGCCGCGCCTGTCGCGTGGCGGCCGCGGCGCTCGGGATCGTGATCGTCCTGGCCCTCGCGCTGCTCCGGGTGCTCCGATGACGGGCCGTGCAACGCCCGCGATCATGCTCCAGGGGACGGGCTCGCATGCCGGCAAGACCGTGCTCGCGGCCGGGCTCTGCCGGCTCCTCGTGCGCGCAGGGCTGCGCGTGCTGCCGTTCAAGGCCCAGAACATGTCCAACAACGCCTGGGTCACCGACGAGGGCGGGGAGATGGGGTGGGCGCAGGCCATGCAGGCGGAGGCGGCGGGCGTCGCGCCGGTGGTGGACATGAATCCGGTGCTGCTCAAGCCGGAATCGGACCAGCGCTGCCAGGTCATTCGCCTCGGCCGCCCGCTCGCGACGGTAGCGGCCCGCGAGTACGCGCGGCTCGGCCCCCGGCTCTGGCCGGCGATCGCCACGAGCTACGCGCGGCTCGCGCGCGCCGCGGACGTGCTCGTGATCGAGGGCGCGGGAAGCCCGGCTGAGCCGAACCTCATGCGGCGGGACCTGGCCAACATGCGAGTGGCCCGGCTGGCGCGCGCCCGCGTGCTCATCGTTGGCGACATC is part of the Candidatus Methylomirabilota bacterium genome and encodes:
- a CDS encoding TonB-dependent receptor, coding for MRLVLVVMLVLLPGLVRAQDASTPEAKKVDPVVITATKVETPVSQTGAAVTVIPGSDFQTYQYTSIGDALRTVPGVQVLQSGSFGKTTSVSIRGANPSQVQVLVDGVRVKSPTLGEAELVDIAPDLIERIEVVRGPQSTLYGADAMGGVINIITKKGQGKVVQGSIEEQVGNYGTWVSRGTGYGQWNILDYSFAGSYIESNGQFKNDNADQKALSGRIGLTLPYDSSLAFVARWNRTDTDLPVKFVCCGLLPIEPLIDRNAQQQSETLILSLEGKTRPVPWWESRARISRYQNAQGFQDPIDPGYDFDIAQKSQINVERREAEWINSFFVGPWSTSTVGLEYRHEEGDNKGVFKDATHTKSFFFEQQFRFFDRIFLTGGVRIDDNSAFGTHTSPRGSAAFVIKETGTRIRGSAGSGFRAPTLNELFFPGFSNPDLQPETSFSWDVGVDQTFWRERIRLGLTVFYNKFDNLIRFVPTDTFPFVAAVNVARARASGVEFNGEADLLKNLVASVNYTYTDSEDLSTDRWLPREPQHRWNIGVTWEPIRRLQLFTQIHVVTRQFESEEAGFNSGHTRIDVGGSYRLLDKYGVLQFLDLTARVNNILNEGYAEVRGFPALGTAFLLGARVGF
- a CDS encoding adenosylcobinamide amidohydrolase: MIRGLRVAIDERAVVVTAERPLHVLSSAVRRGGLGEARTILNLHVDTHHPSDDLERPLADFIAERRLPEPCVGLLTAAWTEHAEVAHVTAGGFAVTAVATVGLSNRTTAGRAAAARWQPSTINTIVIVDGQPEAAALVNAVVTVTEAKTLALAEAGVRSADGHPATGTSTDAVVVAATGRGPAARFGGPASEMGAAIGRAVLHALERGIVAWKVRNP
- a CDS encoding TonB family protein, producing the protein MPPEYGAYLARFRQRVEEALVYPLAARRQGRGGRVELDVLLEPSGRVTRVDVVTSSASAALDDAAVDAVKTVEAIPFPVGLPRRPLLVRIPLVFQLR
- the cbiB gene encoding adenosylcobinamide-phosphate synthase CbiB, whose product is MTVLLLALALDLALGEPPNRWHPVAWVGEALGAGRRALGSATRPVLLLGGALVVMVVAALAAGAVLLMERLLEPWPLARIAVDACLLKAALSLRALFEAVRRVRAALTRGDLVGARASLGADLVSRPTADLSAELAGSAAVESLAENLTDSLIAPLLFFAMGGVAAAWAYRVVNTADAMIGYRDGELEYLGKAAARLDDVLNWMPARLGALAIVAGAALGGGSPAGAWRTLRRDGGRTASPNAGLTMAAMAGALGVTLTKPGYYALGEGAAPDPATIGRACRVAAAALGIVIVLALALLRVLR